GTATAACAGTGGtaagaaaaagccatttttataaTCTGTATTTATTAAACTGTGTAATGCTCTtggatgcaaagaaaaaaagcagtagaaagTAGAGGAGATAAGTATGTagaaagaaatgtctttaaTGGAAATGAACGTTGTTTGCTGTCCCGAAGTCAGTTTGAATCAGTAGTTGAACACGAGCAGCCACACAAATTTGCTCATTATTTTAAGAGCAAGATTTCAGTCAGTGGAATGGGAGTCCTCTGATTTATGATACTCTTTTTTTGTCTACAGCTTGCATTAAAGTTACTTTTCTAAAATCAGGACCTTGAATACAAGGAAAGATAGTAAAGAATGATGCCACAGGAGGTCAATGTTCATCTTTTTAATGTTCTTCAGTAAAATATCTCAGGGTCTGACATACTAGGTATTCCTTAATATGCCTTTCCTTTGCCTTAATATTTGGATTCATGTGTTGTCAAATAAATAGTATGCCCTGTTTGTGTCATCGTATTTCAGGGATGATGGAAAAGAGGGTTTGAAGTTTTATACCAATCCTTCATACTTCTTTGATCTGTGGAAGGAAAAGATGTTGCAGGACACTgaggacaaaagaaaagaaaagaggaagcagaaggtATATATGTTAGCTTTATACAGCttctggtgtttttttcctggaaagggTTTACTTGCAGATACGGTACTTTTTTTGGTTATGCAATTAATAACAATCCAAACTTTACAGAATCATCTTCATTCAACTAAAACTACTTGTATTCATTCAATTCCATCAActttaacaaataaatatttaataataataataataataaaaaaataataatatagaagGGCCTAGAGCTTTCATGCTGCCTTAATGTAACTAACAGGAGGTTTGCCAAAACTTGTAAGTCTTCTAGCAATGactcaaaaaggagaaaaaaaggaggaatacTGCAAGAATAAAGAATTTCACTGGAACGCTTTTTTATAATACAAAATTCTGACAATCTTACAAGTGAAAAAGCTTGAATGACATTCTAATAGATATGTTTACTCTAAACTACAAAGAAATTAGTAGGAACAGAGCactttgtttatattttcttaaaattaaataaacacttTTGCAAAGGTAATGCTACTTTTTTGTTTCACCattattctgtgtattttataCATAGACATAGTAAATATAAGTGTCAGAttcataatttcatttcagacttAGAATAAAAAGCTAGTTatacagttatttttctctgtattattCAGCTAATTATCCACTAGACTGAAGCTTCTGCctcttaaaaatctttttggttTATGTATCATATTCAGACTGAAAGTAAATTTTTCTTGCACTTGAATTGGgattgtttttcattattttgtggCTGATGTTTAAATGCAACTGATTAAAAAACACTTAGTTGTCAGTTTTGTTTACACAACTCTCCTACAGCAGAAAAATCTAGATCGCCCTCATGAACCAGAAAAAGTGCCAAGGGCACCTCATGACAGACGGAGGGAGTGGCAGAAGTTAGCCCAAGGTCCGGAGCTCGCAGAAGATGATGCTAACCTCTTACATAAGCACATTGAAGTTGCTAATGGCCCAGCTTCACATTTTGAATcaaggtttctttttattttttctatccTTTATTAAGTACAGATATTCATACTACATAGTGAACATGCTTGAGAAATGGTAAAAGATGAGATGCTACTGCTATTCTGGAAATGCACTGGAAATCGTTGGTTAGCTCAGTcaaaactcatttttaaaatatttactgtgtcCTTAAAGGAGTAGTTATTgtcttgttatttttaagagTAGCTTGTATCCTTGAGGATGTGTTGTTGTGCAGCTTTAAGAAGGTATAGTGTCACTGTTGCAAGCTTGCCACCCAGGTGTGTCACTACATTCCAGTCTTGACCTACAAAATGCCTATTATTCCAGTCTCTTGATTTTTCCTAAGCAGACACTGCCACGGCTATGTGGTGGGTGTGATGTGAACAAATGTCCACTTGGAACTCAGATGAGAATGCTGAGCTTCTCTTTACTCTTGAGCAAATCCAAGATTTGATTGACATTTCTGGTTATAGTCTATTACAATATCCAACCTGTTGGATTCTCATTTCACAGCACATACTTGCTGGTGGCTAAAAGTAGCATTTCACATGGTAAACACCTGCTGTGTTTACGCTTCTGGTGTTTGTGCAAAACCAAGTCCATTTTTCCATCCAGGAAACATCTGATAGGAAAGAGGGCTGACAAGTAGTATTAGGAGTTTTGGGGGTATGTTTTTTGGggcttagggttttttttattaaaaagtattcATTGTCCTCCAAAAAATAGGTACGTTTTTCCCCTATCCTTTGCTGGCCATAAGCATCATAAGAGTATTTTGTTTAGCTTTGTAAGGCCTTCAAACAATAGTGACAGTGGATAATTATGACAACTCTAGGAAATAGTGTTTGctctctgaaaaatggaaaaatctccTTGTAGAAAACTTAGCTCAATTCAGAAACTAAAAATGGTCTCAGTGCATTTCATTCAGTAGGGTACAACTCAAGTTATGGTGATTAGCGTTTTTCTGGGAACAACTTTACAGTATCTTACCTTTGTAAACTGATGTGTCAAGTCGTTGGCAGAAACATCTGCTTTCCTGCTGTCCTTCTGTTGTGTTCTACATGAGACTCCACATTAGACACACTTGTTGCAGGACTCCTTTTATATCCAGGACCCTGGCCTAAACCTTGATTATCTCAGTACCAGTACTGCAATTATGAATAATGCTGTAGTGCTTCAGAGCACTACATTTGCAGAGCATGTTGTTCAGATACAGAACAGCACTGTGCTTTTGAATAACAAGAGTTAAGAGCTTCACCCCCGAAGAATTTAATAGTTTTAGATACTACGGTGGTGGCAGTATGTGGAAATGTAGAGTATTGCTTTACTTGTGTAAAGTGTTCTTGTACTTGTGTAAGTGTTCTGCAAACACATTTCCTCTGAATGTAatagagaaatgtttttaaaatctttaattgAGTAGTTAATTAAAATTTCCTAACTGATCAGGTCCTTGAGGTGTGTCTAAAGTTGTCATTAACAAGTAAGTTGAATCATCTTTATTTACTGCTACTACTCAATAGAAGATACTTAGATTATCTTCCTTGTGTCCATTGTATAGCTACAAAGTATTAGGTCTAAAGTAGTGAGTTCTCTGTGTATATTGGAATATAGATCCTCTGACAGCAGTTCAGCTAAATTATTCAGTTGTAGATTCTACTGTTCTAACATCGATGGATGTTTCATGAATGTTATAAAAGAATATGGTTGCATATATGTAGGGATTGAGGAGCAGACACGATCACTGAGTATAATGTCTGTTTTATAAAACACACTGGTATATATGCATTTCTGATTGTAGTGCTATGTTTACTTAACTCAAAATAATGTGACTAATAAACACTAAGATCACACACATACTGTAGAATTTGTCTGATATACCTGTCAAAATCATTGAACCCTTGAGCTGCTAGAAGCAATGGCATGGGAGGTGggataaattattaaaaagccATGAAATACAATATGCAACATTGGTGCAGAGAAGATACTTGAATTCAGAAATCAAACTGAAGTACAGAACAGTAGCTGAGGGCACTAATACTTACTTTTACTAAAGGTTATGCTGGatcatttttcacttttcctacAGATCTCAAGCATATGTGGACCACATGGATGGATCATACTCACTTTCTGCATTACCCTATAGCCAGATGTCTGAACTTCTGAACAGAGCCGAGGAGCGAGTGTTGGTCAGACCAAATGAACCACCACCGCCACCTCCAATGCATGGAGCAGATGTGAAACCTGTGCCTCCTTGTGTTAGGTATGAAGTGGTCAAGCCACATGCAGATTTGTTGGGGagtttttcagtttcccatcACCGCACTAGTAGTCATTAGTATTATTTCCATGCAGCCCAGGCAGTACAAACATCCTAGGGGCTATATCAGTCCACAGCCCTGGCACGTCTTCAGCTGCAGGACCACGCAGGAATTGGAGAGAGAGGTCAGCAAGTAAATGTAAACCCTGTAGGGTGCCATTGTGGAGACAGGCCTCACCTTGCCATTAATATTGCATCTGTGTCGCCTTCTGAGTTAAatagcaagacaaaaaaaatgtatggaaaatgtttctgtgaaacaTGTTGAAATCTCAGGATTTAGCTTTGGAATTTTGGaaatttgaaaatctgaaatttgtACAACTGAGCTGTGTTTCAGCCTACATGAAAGGAAGAATATATTGCAGTAAGACAGTCAGCTGTCAAAACTATATATTCATAACATTTTCTAAATTGCAactactttttttgtttcccccttcccccaagtgtttttattttctatttctctgtGCCTTTCCAGAAATGGATACATACTTAAGAATATTTTCTAGAGTGAGGCTCTGGTTGTCACTCCCCTGCTGTTTTATACCCAAAATCTTACTTTATGGTCAGGTACATACAACTAGGAATAGAGGACAGTTAATTTAGACATGGTTGTTACATCAGCAAGATGTTAGTCTGTTGAAAAGAATGTCTTTTTACTGTTCAGGAGATTGTACACAGAAATGCGTAACTCTTTAGATTAATTTTCCACAACAGCTGAAAGAAATCCTCTAGTGatctttcaggaaaataattttactgttccctttgttttcttcGATTCACCTGTTCATTGCACTATAATGAGTATCTAGCATATTAGTATACCCCTCTGTACATAGAATTGATGACCTTTGATACTAGCCTCACTCATCTTGTCATCAAGCCTTAAATATGTATTTCGAATGTAACTCATCCTCATTGCTTgtactgttttggtttggtttgtttttaaagttctgtGAATCGAAGCGGTTAATCAACCGCTAGTTCccttacttcagaaaaataatttggatttACTTAGGGATGGGAGGGGAGAATTATACTAGTATAGGAAACCTTTGATAAAGATGCAGGTTTGTGTAAGAGCATAAACTTGGTCAATAGCTGAATTTGAGCAAAGGTCTGTTGGAAGACTGATGCGTACTCCATACAGAGAATTAGATTTCCTTGTATATGAGGTATGAATACCTTGAAATCATTGTAGTACATAATGCTCTTTAATGCCCAGCATTAGATATTCTTAAGTTGCAGAAGTGAAtctattactatttttttccactctccAGCTCTAATAactttgtcttggttttggatGTTTCAGTTCTACTACTGGCTTGGTAGAAAATCGTCCTCAGTCACCAGCAACAGGCAGAACACCAGTGTTTGTGAgccccactcctcctcctccaccaccaccacctcttcCATCTGCTTTGTCAACTTCATCGTTAAGAGCTGCAATGACTtccacccctccacccccagtgccacctcccccaccccctcccacagctgctctgcaggccCCGGCTGTGCCACCTCCACCAGCTCCTCTCCAGATAGCTCCTGGAGTCCTACATCCAGCTCCACCTCCAATTGCTCCTCCTCTAGCGCAACCCTCTCCTCCTGTCACTAGAGCTGCCCAAGTGTGTGAAGCTGTACCCGTTCACCCCGTTCCTCCTCAAGCTGAAGTACAGGgacttcctccaccacccccacctcctcccttgCCTCCTCCTGGCATTCGACCCTCCTCTCCTGTCACAGTTGCAGCCCTTTCTCACCCTCCTCCTGTTCTGCACCCGACTCCCACAACCATTGTCCCTGGCCCTCATGCCCCCCTAATGCCTCCATCTCCACCATCCCAAGTGATTCCTGCTCCTGAACCCAAACGCCATCCTTCAACTCTTCCTGTAATCAGTGATGCTAGAAGCGTTCTGCTGGAAGCAATACGGAAAGGTAATGTTTACCTATTAAGGGGCAAAAAGAACGGTCTTGGAAACTTGCTAAATATACACTAGCTTTGAGAGGTGGAATATTCCACATGTGTTAGAATTTTAGTTTAGAGGAATGCATCTTAAgtctgtttctgctttctatTCTCTACAGCGTATGCATTGCCAAgtagacagattttttttttcaatttggaATTGCACTTATCAGATGTTTAGTTTGGATGGCAAAACTGGTTCTCTGTGGAAGttagatttgaaaaaaaattacatgtgtTTTATAGATGATCTGTGGAGATTatctcttcatttctgtttaccTGAAAATGTAGCTATTTCTGATAACCTACAGATTGTGTAGAAGACAAAACCA
This genomic interval from Pelecanus crispus isolate bPelCri1 chromosome 3, bPelCri1.pri, whole genome shotgun sequence contains the following:
- the WASF1 gene encoding actin-binding protein WASF1 yields the protein MPLVKRNIDPRHLCHTALPRGIKNELECVTNISLANIIRQLSSLSKYAEDIFGELFNEAHSFSFRVNSLQERVDRLSVSVTQLDPKEEELSLQDITMRKAFRSSTIQDQQLFDRKTLPIPLQETYDICEQPPPLNILTPYRDDGKEGLKFYTNPSYFFDLWKEKMLQDTEDKRKEKRKQKQKNLDRPHEPEKVPRAPHDRRREWQKLAQGPELAEDDANLLHKHIEVANGPASHFESRSQAYVDHMDGSYSLSALPYSQMSELLNRAEERVLVRPNEPPPPPPMHGADVKPVPPCVSSTTGLVENRPQSPATGRTPVFVSPTPPPPPPPPLPSALSTSSLRAAMTSTPPPPVPPPPPPPTAALQAPAVPPPPAPLQIAPGVLHPAPPPIAPPLAQPSPPVTRAAQVCEAVPVHPVPPQAEVQGLPPPPPPPPLPPPGIRPSSPVTVAALSHPPPVLHPTPTTIVPGPHAPLMPPSPPSQVIPAPEPKRHPSTLPVISDARSVLLEAIRKGIQLRKVEEQREQEAKHERIENDVATILSRRIAVEYSDSEDDSEFDEVDWLE